In Vibrio gangliei, a single window of DNA contains:
- the miaA gene encoding tRNA (adenosine(37)-N6)-dimethylallyltransferase MiaA, producing the protein MTSTQPLALFLMGPTASGKTDLAIRLRQHYPVEIISVDSALIYKGMDIGTAKPDAEEQALAPHRLIDILDPSESYSAADFRRDALQQMEEIVAAGKIPLLVGGTMLYYKALLEGLSPLPAADPEIRQKIEKEAQQKGWEVLHQELAGIDPVSAERIHPNDPQRLSRALEVFRISGKTLTELTEQKGEPLPYEVKQFAIMPKERSELHRRIELRFEKMIAAGFEQEVINLRNRGDLHLDLPSIRCVGYRQMWEYLDGNGTLEDAVFRGVCATRQLAKRQITWLRSWNDLTWLDSEDIDSAFTIVSCQIEAYCR; encoded by the coding sequence ATGACATCAACACAACCTCTCGCTTTATTCCTAATGGGGCCAACGGCATCAGGTAAAACCGATCTCGCGATACGTTTACGCCAACATTACCCTGTTGAAATTATTAGTGTTGATTCGGCATTGATTTATAAAGGTATGGATATTGGTACGGCCAAACCGGATGCCGAAGAGCAAGCCTTAGCACCGCACCGCTTGATTGATATTCTTGATCCTAGTGAGTCGTATTCAGCAGCGGACTTTCGTCGTGATGCTTTACAGCAGATGGAAGAGATTGTGGCGGCAGGAAAAATTCCATTATTGGTCGGTGGTACCATGCTGTATTACAAAGCTTTATTAGAAGGTTTGTCGCCATTGCCAGCGGCTGATCCTGAAATACGTCAGAAAATTGAAAAAGAAGCACAACAAAAAGGTTGGGAAGTCTTGCATCAAGAATTGGCAGGTATTGATCCTGTTTCCGCTGAACGTATTCATCCCAATGATCCTCAGCGTTTATCTCGAGCCTTAGAAGTGTTCCGAATTTCAGGAAAAACGTTGACTGAGTTGACGGAACAAAAAGGCGAACCATTGCCTTATGAGGTGAAACAGTTTGCCATTATGCCAAAAGAACGCTCCGAGCTTCATCGCCGTATTGAGTTACGATTTGAAAAAATGATCGCTGCTGGCTTTGAACAAGAAGTCATCAATTTACGTAATCGAGGTGATCTACATCTTGATCTGCCATCTATTCGTTGCGTTGGCTATCGTCAGATGTGGGAATATCTGGATGGGAATGGTACATTGGAAGACGCTGTGTTTCGTGGTGTGTGTGCTACGCGTCAATTGGCAAAGCGACAAATTACTTGGTTACGCAGTTGGAACGATTTGACTTGGCTAGATAGTGAAGATATTGATTCTGCCTTTACTATCGTTTCATGCCAAATCGAAGCATATTGTCGTTAA
- the hfq gene encoding RNA chaperone Hfq yields MAKGQSLQDPFLNALRRERIPVSIYLVNGIKLQGQIESFDQFVILLKNTVNQMVYKHAISTVVPARAVSHHTAESRPQTERSERSQSENSED; encoded by the coding sequence ATGGCTAAAGGGCAATCTTTACAAGACCCATTCTTGAATGCATTACGTCGTGAACGTATCCCAGTATCAATTTACCTTGTGAATGGAATTAAGCTACAAGGTCAAATTGAATCATTTGATCAATTTGTGATCTTGCTGAAAAACACTGTTAACCAAATGGTTTATAAACATGCGATCTCAACGGTTGTTCCGGCTCGTGCAGTGAGCCATCACACTGCGGAATCGCGTCCACAAACTGAACGTTCGGAGCGTTCTCAATCAGAGAATTCTGAAGATTAA
- the hflX gene encoding ribosome rescue GTPase HflX, producing the protein MFDRYEAGEQAVLVHVNFTQEGEWEDLSEFEMLVSSAGVTSLQVVTGSRQSPHTKYYVGTGKAQEIADTVKAVGAEIVIFNHALTPAQERNLEYLCQCRVLDRTGLILDIFAQRARTHEGKLQVELAQLRHLSTRLIRGWTHLERQKGGIGLRGPGETQLETDRRLLRERIKAILRRLAKVAKQREQGRKARQRAEIPTISLVGYTNAGKSTLFNRITEAGVYAADQLFATLDPTLRKIELDDVGPAILADTVGFIRHLPHDLVAAFKATLQETQEADILLHVVDASDDRFRENIHAVNEVLEEIDAHEVPSLLVMNKIDNMDDQKPRIERDDEGNPRTVWVSAMEGQGIDLLFTALTERLASQIVQYRLCISPMHQGRMRSLFFQMNAIQAEEYDEQGNLLIDIRMQQVDWSRLAKREGAVLMDFIVKDITATV; encoded by the coding sequence TTGTTTGACCGTTATGAAGCCGGTGAGCAGGCTGTACTTGTTCATGTCAACTTCACACAAGAAGGTGAGTGGGAAGATCTCAGCGAATTTGAAATGCTGGTGTCTTCCGCTGGCGTCACATCGCTACAGGTTGTAACAGGTAGCCGCCAATCTCCACATACGAAATATTATGTTGGAACCGGTAAAGCACAAGAAATCGCCGATACAGTGAAAGCTGTAGGTGCGGAAATCGTGATATTCAATCATGCGCTAACACCTGCTCAAGAAAGAAACTTAGAGTATTTATGCCAATGTCGTGTACTGGACCGTACTGGTCTAATCCTCGATATTTTTGCTCAGCGTGCCCGAACTCATGAAGGTAAGTTACAAGTAGAGTTGGCGCAGTTGCGTCACCTATCTACTCGTCTGATCCGTGGTTGGACACACTTAGAAAGACAAAAAGGCGGGATCGGTTTACGGGGGCCTGGTGAGACTCAGCTAGAAACGGATAGACGCTTATTACGTGAACGTATTAAGGCGATTTTGCGTCGATTAGCGAAAGTCGCCAAGCAACGTGAGCAAGGGCGTAAAGCGCGTCAGCGTGCGGAAATCCCAACGATTTCTCTTGTTGGTTATACCAATGCGGGTAAATCGACACTGTTTAACCGTATTACGGAAGCCGGAGTTTATGCGGCGGATCAACTGTTCGCCACCTTGGATCCAACATTGAGAAAAATAGAGTTGGATGATGTTGGTCCTGCTATTTTGGCTGATACGGTTGGTTTTATTCGACACTTACCACACGACTTAGTCGCAGCATTTAAAGCCACTTTGCAAGAAACGCAAGAGGCTGACATTTTGTTACATGTTGTAGATGCAAGTGATGACCGTTTTCGTGAGAATATCCATGCGGTAAACGAAGTTCTTGAAGAGATCGATGCACATGAAGTTCCGTCACTGTTAGTGATGAACAAGATTGATAACATGGACGATCAGAAACCAAGAATAGAGCGTGATGACGAGGGGAATCCGCGTACTGTTTGGGTTTCGGCAATGGAAGGGCAAGGCATTGACTTGCTGTTTACGGCATTAACCGAACGATTAGCAAGCCAAATTGTTCAATATCGATTGTGTATTTCACCGATGCATCAAGGCAGAATGCGCAGTTTATTCTTCCAAATGAATGCCATTCAAGCTGAAGAGTACGATGAGCAAGGCAATTTGTTGATTGATATTCGAATGCAGCAAGTTGATTGGTCACGATTAGCGAAAAGAGAAGGGGCAGTGTTGATGGACTTTATCGTCAAAGACATCACTGCTACAGTATAA